One window of Rasiella rasia genomic DNA carries:
- a CDS encoding HYR domain-containing protein: MKKITLLCIALCSLFLVTNSFAQKVVIVGMNHISGGAGDDGFTFVATENIPGGEVIYFTENEYVSGSNAFTFGTGTTGEGVIRYVVGAGGLATGVVVFINEDLGSNAFTITCSSGDCGSLTASTTNGNGSFNLATNGDGLYAYSDTDENVLNGITQIYSVMYTGSGESLLQNGGAIPASESPAIDYPNAVIVDGFPNDSDDFVGPDRVEYVFNPATLRDGVSQASLENPTNYVSYVSQQLLSTVPFTNLNLGGANPVLTVTTAPTSVNENSGTGMVYTFTLSAAAVGPVTANFSVGGTATFSTDYNQSGAASFNASTGTVTIPNGATTASVTITPVGDGTLEPDETVVLTITSGTGYDAGAPSIGTGTIINDDSISVTPLVAVTGSTHSPPITPESFSFVALDDIGAGVQVYFTERDFNNNQLNFSGGGGGVAVWTAPAGGIVRGEVVVVAETGSNVFTTSCNSGTCGSVSIISGTWDLASQGASIFAYRDSDTNPENGITSVDAVLFTGTSSASGGNIPAIEDPSGVYAGSVVVDGFPSAPSERTEYDPTLRGVTVDQANFQNIANWLHSQPTGALSPVPFANIIITTGSANPALSVTVAPSTTVEDSGTSMVYTFLLDAPAAADTTVNFDVSGTATLTTDYTVSGAATFSATAGTALITTGNTSVDVTITPVVDAIVEPTETIELMVASGTGYDGGTPNAATGSITNDDTSMSDPLVAVMGMTHELGSMDSFSFAAAQDVPAGTVVYFTEESFNNTTLMFASTGEGVVQWTAPAGGQIDQGDVIVITETASNVFTATCSDTSGFGCGTAVLVSGTFALASNGETFYAYEDSDTDPTNGVDDIYSVMYTGVSATPGGNIPPSEDPSGIYLSALVVDGFAAVAPRKTEYTPGSRNVLVGMADFENPSNYDNGVAPGAGLSTVPFANLNIVVTFTAPADLCVDAGVQAGLGGGSPTGGVYSGPGVTDDGNGMTYSFDPAAAGVGVHTLSYTSGGTAVTDDIEVFALPTVTFTAPADLCVDAGVQAGLGGGTPTGGVYSGTGVTDDGNGTTYSFDPAAAGVGTHTITYNFTDGNGCSGSASDDVEVFALPTVTFTAPADLCVDDGVQTGLGGGTPTGGVYSGPGVTDDGNGTTYSFDPAAAGVGTHTLTYTFTDANGCTGSATDDIEVFESPTIFSAGTGTTITLSANNCNAGGEYTLEATLFNGRPSYLRASPFNAFIRWDGTQWGVFDDFGNVAMINTINTPTPPCSDLSPWQASLCSPSTVTGDGTTCDDFSPSDVCINSGIQTGLGNVNPTGGVYSGTGVTDDGNGMTYSFDPAAAGVGTHTITYTVTNGNGCTATASSDVEVFALPTVTFTAPADLCVDAGVQAGLGGGTPTGGVYSGPGVTDDGNGMTYSFDPAAAGVGTHTITYTFTDGNGCTASATDDVEVFALPTVTFTAPASPVCPTLVLTGQGGGTPIGGVYSGPGVTDDGNGMTYTFDTNASGTGTHTITYTYTDGNGCTASDSDTVTVEDNDPPAITCPADITVDNDPGECGAIVTFAATATDNCPSTVSITYSQDPGTQFPVGTTTVTATATDGAGNSATCTFNVTVNDAEDPTITCPGDITVNNDPGNCGTVVTYTSPMATDNCSGFITTETFDFTGAMQTFTVPSGVTSISIEAFGGAGQDMIIEDFDPSIGGLGGQASGDLAVTPGDVLTIFVGGEGVDGIGGFNGGGVGGFGTPSTGTGGFAGSGGGASDVRLGGMTLADRVIVAGGGGGGGRDYVNGSCVPCGIGGNGGSGGGFTGTDGEDPSWSGILGAFPNAGAGGKGGTPAMGGAAGNGPNGPPGNPGTLGIGGIGVDGTQSVASGGGGGGFYGGGSGGGGNSGDGFAGAGGAGGSSYVGGVTSGMTNAGVRTGNGQIIITYAALSVTQTAGLPSGSTFPVGTTTNTFVVTDGAGNTATCSFDVTVNDTENPVITCPANITVNNDPGACGAIVSFAATATDNCSAAVTYSQDPGTSFPVGTTTVTATATDPSGNTATCTFDVTVVDNEPPVAVCTDITVQLDATGNASITPGDIDGGSTDNCGIAALGISPSTFTCADVGANTVTLTVTDVNGNSSTCTATVTVEDNVAPTAVCQDITIQLDANGDASIVAADVDGGSTDACGIASIAVDIDTFDCSNVGPNNVTLTVTDVNGNTSSCVAVVTVEDNIAPMIFCPADIVAPTNNGECGATVTFPLPVGTDNCGIDFVVQQAGIASGEIFPIGVTTNQFIVVDVNGNTATCSFTVTVTDDDPPMAVCQDITVMLDATGNATIVAADVDGGSTDNCAITSLSIDIDSFTCADLGDNIVTLTATDAGGLSSSCTAIVTVENGVMPNAVCQDASVQLDALGMVSIIDASIFDGGSTDACGGTNLTFSVSPDTFTCADVGDNTVTITVTDDGGNTSTCTATLTVEDVIAPTVSCMDLTVSLDANGEASIDPADLVVMSDDICGIAQTSADITDFNCDDVGTPIVVTVTVEDPSGNTATCTATVTVLDEIAPELDCPVDFTVQTIEGTQYEVENFITSGAVTATDNCTDPVNVVSQSPAVGDLLDPGVYPVTITVSDASGNEADCTFNLTVEAVLGIGDNSFDISSVSMYPNPATDFVMLSNPQHIPLQDVRIYDVTGRLIKTIDARETLSEMSIDISELASATYLFLVNTENGEQLTHQIVKE; encoded by the coding sequence ATGAAAAAAATTACCTTACTCTGTATCGCGCTCTGCTCACTATTTCTAGTGACCAACAGTTTTGCACAAAAAGTTGTAATTGTAGGAATGAATCATATCTCTGGAGGTGCAGGGGACGATGGATTTACTTTTGTTGCTACAGAAAATATTCCAGGGGGAGAGGTAATTTACTTCACCGAAAATGAATATGTAAGTGGTTCTAATGCTTTTACTTTTGGTACAGGTACGACAGGTGAAGGTGTAATTAGATATGTTGTTGGTGCCGGAGGGCTTGCAACGGGAGTCGTTGTTTTTATTAACGAAGATTTGGGTTCCAATGCATTTACGATTACATGTTCTTCTGGTGATTGTGGTTCACTTACGGCCTCTACCACCAATGGTAATGGTTCTTTTAATTTAGCTACCAACGGAGATGGTCTGTATGCATATTCAGATACAGATGAGAATGTGTTAAATGGTATTACTCAAATATATTCGGTAATGTATACTGGCTCAGGTGAAAGCCTGTTGCAAAACGGTGGAGCTATTCCGGCTAGTGAGAGTCCAGCAATAGATTATCCAAATGCAGTAATCGTAGATGGTTTTCCTAACGACTCAGATGACTTTGTTGGTCCAGATAGAGTCGAGTATGTGTTCAACCCTGCTACTCTAAGAGATGGTGTAAGTCAAGCGAGTCTTGAGAATCCAACAAACTACGTAAGTTATGTTTCACAACAACTGTTATCTACAGTGCCTTTTACCAATTTAAATCTTGGTGGTGCAAATCCAGTTTTAACGGTTACAACGGCGCCAACTTCAGTAAATGAAAACAGTGGAACTGGAATGGTATATACGTTCACACTATCAGCAGCAGCAGTAGGACCTGTTACCGCTAATTTTTCAGTAGGCGGAACAGCGACTTTCTCAACAGACTATAACCAATCTGGAGCAGCTAGTTTTAACGCCTCTACAGGAACAGTTACCATTCCGAATGGTGCAACAACGGCATCAGTGACCATTACGCCTGTTGGCGATGGAACTTTAGAGCCAGACGAAACTGTTGTTTTAACTATAACTTCTGGTACAGGATACGATGCCGGTGCGCCTAGTATAGGAACCGGAACAATTATAAATGACGATAGTATCTCTGTTACGCCACTTGTCGCAGTGACAGGTTCAACGCACTCACCACCCATAACACCCGAAAGCTTTTCTTTTGTTGCCTTAGACGATATAGGAGCGGGTGTACAAGTATATTTTACTGAAAGAGATTTTAACAACAACCAATTAAACTTCTCTGGCGGAGGAGGAGGTGTTGCAGTATGGACTGCACCAGCAGGAGGTATTGTACGAGGTGAAGTTGTAGTAGTTGCAGAAACAGGTTCGAATGTTTTTACTACTTCTTGTAATAGCGGAACCTGCGGTTCGGTATCCATTATAAGCGGTACTTGGGACTTGGCAAGTCAAGGTGCTTCTATATTTGCATATCGAGATTCAGATACAAACCCAGAAAACGGAATTACAAGCGTTGACGCTGTATTATTTACAGGAACGTCATCTGCTTCAGGAGGAAATATTCCAGCTATAGAAGACCCTTCAGGCGTATATGCGGGATCTGTGGTAGTAGATGGTTTTCCATCAGCTCCTTCAGAAAGAACAGAATATGATCCAACACTTCGCGGAGTGACTGTAGATCAAGCAAATTTTCAAAATATAGCAAACTGGTTGCATTCGCAACCAACGGGAGCACTTTCTCCAGTACCTTTTGCAAACATTATTATTACAACAGGATCTGCGAATCCAGCACTGTCGGTAACGGTAGCACCGTCTACTACTGTTGAAGATAGCGGAACAAGTATGGTGTATACGTTCTTGCTTGATGCACCAGCGGCGGCAGATACCACGGTTAATTTTGATGTTTCAGGTACAGCCACACTTACAACCGATTATACGGTTAGCGGAGCAGCTACTTTTAGTGCAACAGCAGGTACTGCTTTAATTACCACTGGAAATACTTCTGTAGATGTAACAATTACACCCGTTGTAGACGCTATTGTTGAACCTACCGAGACCATTGAGCTAATGGTAGCTTCTGGAACAGGTTATGATGGAGGAACGCCAAATGCTGCTACTGGAAGCATTACAAATGACGATACAAGTATGTCTGATCCTCTAGTTGCAGTTATGGGTATGACACACGAATTAGGATCGATGGATTCATTTTCGTTTGCGGCTGCACAAGATGTACCTGCAGGAACGGTTGTATATTTTACAGAAGAATCATTTAATAACACTACCCTAATGTTTGCTTCAACTGGAGAAGGAGTTGTGCAGTGGACTGCCCCAGCTGGCGGACAAATTGATCAGGGGGATGTTATAGTAATTACAGAAACCGCGTCTAACGTGTTTACAGCTACATGTTCAGACACATCTGGTTTTGGGTGTGGTACGGCGGTGCTTGTCTCAGGAACTTTTGCTCTTGCATCAAATGGAGAAACTTTTTATGCATATGAAGATAGTGATACCGACCCAACAAATGGTGTTGACGATATTTATTCAGTAATGTATACAGGTGTTTCTGCTACGCCAGGTGGAAATATTCCACCAAGCGAAGATCCATCAGGCATCTATTTAAGTGCTTTGGTGGTTGATGGCTTTGCGGCCGTTGCACCAAGAAAAACAGAATATACTCCAGGAAGTCGTAATGTACTAGTAGGCATGGCAGATTTCGAAAACCCTTCAAATTATGACAATGGAGTTGCTCCAGGAGCTGGTTTATCTACTGTGCCATTTGCAAATTTAAATATCGTAGTTACATTTACGGCTCCTGCAGACCTTTGTGTAGACGCTGGAGTGCAAGCCGGTCTTGGAGGTGGTTCGCCAACAGGAGGGGTGTATAGTGGTCCTGGTGTTACAGACGATGGAAATGGAATGACCTATAGCTTCGATCCTGCCGCTGCAGGTGTTGGAGTGCATACGCTTTCATATACTTCTGGAGGAACTGCTGTTACCGATGATATTGAAGTTTTTGCCCTTCCTACAGTAACCTTTACAGCTCCTGCCGACCTCTGTGTTGATGCGGGGGTACAAGCTGGTTTAGGTGGCGGAACTCCTACAGGAGGCGTGTATAGCGGAACAGGCGTAACCGACGACGGAAATGGAACAACGTATTCCTTTGATCCTGCAGCAGCAGGGGTTGGGACGCACACCATAACCTATAACTTTACAGACGGAAATGGTTGTTCTGGTTCAGCTTCAGACGATGTAGAAGTATTCGCATTGCCAACAGTAACCTTTACAGCCCCGGCCGATCTTTGTGTTGATGACGGTGTACAAACTGGTTTAGGTGGCGGAACTCCTACTGGTGGAGTGTATAGCGGCCCCGGCGTTACTGATGATGGTAACGGAACAACGTATTCCTTTGATCCTGCAGCAGCAGGGGTGGGAACGCATACCTTAACCTACACGTTTACTGATGCTAATGGGTGTACAGGAAGCGCAACCGATGATATTGAAGTATTTGAATCACCCACAATTTTCTCAGCCGGTACAGGAACAACAATAACATTATCTGCTAATAATTGTAATGCTGGAGGAGAATATACTTTAGAAGCAACCCTTTTTAATGGTCGTCCATCGTATTTGAGAGCCAGCCCATTTAATGCTTTTATCCGTTGGGATGGCACACAATGGGGTGTGTTTGATGATTTTGGAAATGTAGCAATGATTAATACGATAAATACGCCCACACCACCTTGTTCAGATTTGTCACCATGGCAAGCTTCTCTCTGTAGTCCAAGTACTGTTACCGGCGATGGAACAACCTGTGATGATTTTTCACCATCGGATGTATGTATAAATTCTGGTATTCAAACGGGACTGGGTAACGTCAATCCTACTGGAGGAGTTTATTCAGGTACTGGAGTAACTGATGATGGCAACGGGATGACCTATAGCTTTGATCCTGCAGCAGCAGGGGTTGGGACGCACACAATAACCTATACCGTTACCAATGGCAATGGTTGTACGGCAACGGCTTCAAGCGATGTAGAAGTTTTCGCTTTACCAACAGTAACCTTTACAGCCCCAGCAGACCTTTGTGTCGATGCCGGTGTGCAAGCTGGTTTAGGGGGCGGAACTCCAACAGGAGGCGTGTATAGTGGTCCTGGCGTTACTGATGATGGCAACGGAATGACCTATAGTTTTGATCCTGCAGCGGCAGGGGTAGGGACGCACACAATAACCTATACATTTACGGATGGCAATGGCTGTACTGCAAGCGCTACAGACGATGTTGAAGTATTTGCATTGCCTACAGTAACTTTTACTGCACCTGCAAGTCCTGTTTGCCCTACACTAGTATTAACTGGACAAGGTGGTGGAACACCAATAGGGGGTGTATATAGTGGTCCTGGTGTTACCGATGATGGTAACGGAATGACGTATACTTTTGATACCAATGCTTCTGGAACAGGAACTCATACCATTACGTATACCTATACAGATGGAAATGGTTGTACGGCATCAGATTCTGATACAGTAACCGTAGAAGATAATGACCCGCCCGCAATTACTTGTCCAGCAGACATAACAGTAGATAATGACCCAGGAGAATGTGGGGCAATTGTAACGTTTGCGGCAACAGCAACCGATAACTGCCCAAGTACGGTAAGCATTACCTATTCGCAAGATCCAGGTACGCAATTCCCAGTGGGAACCACTACCGTAACGGCTACTGCAACAGATGGTGCTGGAAATTCAGCAACTTGCACATTCAATGTAACCGTAAATGATGCAGAAGACCCAACAATAACATGCCCAGGAGATATTACAGTTAATAATGATCCTGGAAATTGTGGGACTGTTGTAACTTATACATCTCCAATGGCAACTGATAACTGTTCTGGATTTATTACTACTGAAACATTCGATTTCACAGGAGCTATGCAAACATTTACAGTTCCGTCAGGTGTAACAAGCATCTCAATTGAGGCATTTGGTGGAGCAGGACAAGACATGATTATCGAAGATTTTGATCCGAGTATCGGTGGCCTTGGTGGTCAAGCGAGTGGAGACTTGGCGGTTACCCCTGGCGATGTACTTACTATTTTTGTAGGTGGTGAGGGTGTTGATGGTATTGGCGGATTTAACGGTGGCGGAGTAGGAGGCTTTGGAACACCTTCTACAGGAACCGGTGGGTTTGCAGGTAGTGGAGGAGGAGCTTCTGACGTACGCTTAGGAGGAATGACATTAGCAGATCGTGTAATCGTTGCCGGTGGCGGTGGCGGTGGTGGAAGAGATTATGTAAATGGTAGTTGCGTACCTTGCGGTATTGGTGGTAACGGTGGCTCAGGAGGAGGATTCACTGGTACCGACGGAGAGGATCCTTCATGGAGTGGAATTCTAGGTGCTTTTCCAAATGCTGGAGCTGGTGGTAAAGGAGGAACTCCTGCCATGGGCGGTGCTGCAGGAAACGGTCCTAACGGCCCTCCTGGAAACCCAGGTACTCTAGGAATTGGGGGTATTGGAGTAGATGGAACGCAAAGTGTAGCTAGCGGTGGCGGTGGTGGCGGTTTCTACGGTGGTGGTTCTGGTGGCGGAGGTAATTCTGGGGACGGATTTGCTGGTGCAGGTGGAGCTGGAGGTTCTAGTTATGTAGGTGGTGTTACTTCAGGTATGACAAATGCCGGAGTGCGTACTGGAAATGGTCAAATAATTATTACATACGCGGCATTGAGTGTTACTCAAACTGCTGGTCTACCTAGCGGAAGTACTTTCCCAGTAGGAACAACAACTAACACCTTTGTGGTAACAGACGGAGCTGGAAATACAGCTACGTGTAGTTTTGACGTAACGGTGAACGACACCGAAAATCCTGTTATTACCTGTCCAGCCAATATTACAGTGAATAACGATCCAGGAGCGTGTGGAGCCATCGTATCTTTTGCAGCAACTGCAACCGATAACTGTAGTGCGGCAGTAACATATTCTCAAGATCCAGGAACAAGTTTTCCAGTGGGAACCACAACCGTTACCGCAACGGCTACCGATCCTTCTGGAAATACAGCGACCTGTACCTTTGATGTAACAGTTGTAGACAACGAACCTCCTGTTGCAGTATGTACAGATATTACAGTACAATTAGATGCTACAGGAAATGCTAGTATTACACCTGGAGATATCGATGGTGGCTCTACAGATAACTGCGGAATCGCTGCGCTTGGGATTTCTCCAAGTACATTTACCTGTGCCGATGTAGGGGCTAACACAGTAACCTTAACAGTAACCGATGTAAACGGAAACAGCAGTACGTGTACCGCAACAGTAACCGTTGAAGACAACGTAGCACCAACAGCAGTGTGTCAGGATATCACAATCCAACTAGATGCTAACGGCGATGCAAGTATCGTAGCTGCCGATGTTGACGGAGGTTCTACCGATGCCTGCGGAATAGCGTCTATTGCAGTCGATATAGATACCTTCGATTGTTCTAATGTTGGACCAAACAATGTAACACTAACGGTAACCGATGTAAACGGAAATACAAGCTCTTGTGTAGCTGTAGTAACCGTAGAAGACAACATAGCACCAATGATTTTCTGTCCAGCAGATATAGTTGCTCCTACTAACAATGGTGAATGTGGCGCTACCGTTACCTTCCCACTTCCTGTAGGCACCGATAACTGTGGTATCGACTTTGTTGTTCAACAAGCAGGTATTGCTAGTGGTGAAATATTCCCGATAGGGGTTACCACGAACCAGTTTATTGTAGTAGATGTTAACGGAAACACAGCTACGTGTAGCTTTACGGTAACAGTAACAGACGATGATCCACCAATGGCGGTTTGTCAAGATATTACAGTGATGCTAGATGCTACAGGAAATGCTACCATTGTAGCCGCCGATGTAGATGGAGGTTCTACCGATAACTGTGCAATTACAAGCTTGAGTATCGATATAGACAGCTTTACCTGTGCAGACCTCGGTGACAATATTGTAACCCTTACTGCTACAGATGCTGGAGGATTAAGCAGTAGCTGTACAGCCATAGTAACTGTAGAGAATGGTGTTATGCCAAATGCAGTCTGCCAAGACGCTAGCGTGCAGTTAGATGCACTAGGAATGGTTAGTATTATAGATGCATCCATCTTCGATGGAGGGTCTACAGACGCTTGTGGGGGCACGAACCTTACTTTTAGTGTATCTCCAGACACATTTACTTGTGCAGACGTAGGAGACAACACGGTAACCATAACAGTTACAGACGATGGTGGTAATACTTCAACATGTACAGCAACGCTAACAGTAGAAGATGTAATAGCTCCAACAGTTAGTTGTATGGATCTTACCGTATCACTCGATGCAAATGGAGAGGCGAGTATAGACCCAGCAGACCTTGTGGTGATGAGCGACGATATCTGTGGTATTGCTCAAACCTCTGCAGACATTACAGATTTTAACTGTGATGATGTAGGAACACCAATTGTGGTAACGGTAACAGTAGAAGATCCTTCAGGGAACACTGCAACATGTACCGCAACAGTAACAGTTCTTGATGAAATAGCTCCAGAATTAGATTGTCCTGTAGACTTTACAGTACAAACTATAGAAGGAACTCAGTATGAAGTAGAAAACTTTATCACATCAGGAGCGGTAACTGCTACAGATAATTGTACAGACCCTGTCAATGTTGTAAGTCAATCACCAGCAGTTGGTGACTTGTTAGACCCAGGCGTGTATCCGGTGACTATTACCGTATCTGATGCTTCAGGTAATGAGGCAGACTGTACTTTCAATCTTACTGTAGAAGCCGTACTAGGAATAGGTGATAATAGCTTTGATATTTCAAGCGTAAGCATGTATCCAAACCCTGCTACAGACTTCGTTATGTTGAGCAATCCGCAACATATTCCGTTACAAGACGTGCGTATTTACGATGTAACAGGACGTTTGATAAAGACGATAGATGCAAGAGAGACGCTTTCAGAAATGAGTATAGATATTTCAGAATTAGCAAGTGCCACCTATTTGTTCTTAGTGAATACAGAAAACGGAGAACAACTAACGCATCAGATTGTAAAAGAGTAA
- a CDS encoding Pycsar system effector family protein, which yields MNVTLENEKIDTIPLSTVEEGAALAVQTFYMVALKNHIKLSGMADRKSNLVLAVCALLISGILTNSLKFFQKTGDQYLLIPTGLFVFFMLVAMVLSIYATMPKITRGTFSKEAVIAHDVNLAFFGNFHKMELEEYEWAVKHMQSNTQEIYKVLTKDLYFLGAVLDKKFRILNITYVVLVVGVVVSVAAYIWAFYRHTQ from the coding sequence ATGAATGTCACTCTAGAAAACGAAAAGATAGACACCATACCCCTTTCTACTGTAGAAGAAGGTGCTGCTCTTGCCGTGCAAACTTTTTATATGGTTGCTCTTAAAAACCATATAAAATTAAGTGGAATGGCAGATCGTAAATCTAATTTGGTTCTTGCCGTATGTGCGCTCCTTATATCGGGGATTCTAACAAATAGCTTAAAGTTTTTTCAGAAAACTGGCGACCAATACTTACTTATACCCACTGGGTTATTTGTATTCTTTATGCTTGTGGCAATGGTACTCTCTATTTACGCAACAATGCCTAAAATTACGAGAGGAACTTTTAGCAAGGAAGCAGTGATAGCACATGATGTGAATTTAGCTTTCTTCGGAAACTTTCATAAAATGGAACTAGAAGAATACGAATGGGCCGTAAAACATATGCAATCTAATACACAAGAAATTTATAAAGTACTCACCAAAGATCTTTATTTTTTAGGCGCGGTATTAGATAAGAAATTTAGAATTCTAAACATTACTTATGTAGTTTTAGTTGTAGGTGTTGTTGTATCTGTAGCGGCTTATATTTGGGCCTTTTATAGACATACCCAATGA
- a CDS encoding sensor histidine kinase — translation MTNTSTTAISERERIDFLNSLKLFDTLPEDEFDMLTQMASKYLSAPVSLFSIVDDHRQWFKSRVGVDMCETPRDISFCSHAIQQKDLFVVENADEDPLFANNPLVTAKDNAVKFYTGVPIIIEGKYAIGTLCILDYKPRVLSDEEQELLKNLGKQIEKLIELRMLNNKAKAQQKELVEQHERLKEFAGVISHDMKMPLANLIITSDILKKKYSSILDTDGINYLEYLKTSSLTLSDYISNILKYYESDGLVKESKTTFDIFELLEEIIEILHVNELCTILLPEENLILHANKAAVEQVLLNLFTNAIKYNDKTNTEIKVDCYEDEVFYNFSVTDNGKGIAPEKLHLIFNLYETLDATDKKGNKGHGIGLSMVKKICQSLGGDIEVTSEVGNGCCFSFWIAK, via the coding sequence ATGACTAACACTAGTACTACAGCAATTTCTGAACGTGAGCGGATTGATTTTTTAAATTCGTTAAAATTATTTGATACGTTACCGGAAGATGAATTCGATATGCTCACTCAAATGGCGTCTAAATATCTTAGCGCCCCGGTGTCTTTATTTAGTATTGTAGATGATCACCGGCAATGGTTTAAGTCTAGGGTAGGAGTTGATATGTGTGAGACACCTCGTGATATTTCATTTTGTTCTCATGCCATTCAGCAAAAGGATTTATTTGTGGTTGAAAACGCAGATGAAGATCCGCTATTTGCCAATAATCCGTTAGTTACAGCAAAAGATAATGCTGTGAAATTCTATACGGGCGTTCCCATTATTATTGAGGGCAAGTACGCAATTGGCACTTTGTGTATTTTAGATTACAAACCAAGAGTCTTGTCTGATGAGGAACAGGAATTACTAAAGAATCTTGGAAAACAAATTGAAAAACTTATTGAGCTAAGAATGCTCAATAATAAGGCAAAGGCACAGCAAAAAGAGTTGGTAGAGCAGCATGAGCGTCTTAAGGAGTTTGCTGGAGTTATTTCGCATGATATGAAAATGCCTTTAGCCAATCTTATTATTACCAGCGATATACTGAAAAAGAAATACAGCTCCATTTTAGATACAGATGGTATTAATTATTTAGAGTACCTAAAAACGAGCTCGCTAACTTTAAGCGATTACATAAGCAATATTTTAAAGTATTACGAAAGCGACGGACTCGTAAAAGAATCTAAAACTACCTTCGATATTTTTGAATTGTTGGAAGAAATTATTGAAATCCTTCATGTGAATGAGTTATGTACTATTTTACTCCCTGAAGAGAACCTTATTCTTCACGCGAATAAAGCAGCTGTCGAGCAAGTTTTACTGAACCTATTTACCAATGCCATAAAATACAACGACAAAACGAATACTGAAATTAAGGTAGATTGTTATGAAGACGAAGTGTTTTACAATTTTTCTGTAACCGATAATGGTAAGGGTATTGCTCCAGAGAAATTGCACCTAATTTTTAATCTCTATGAAACCTTAGATGCTACCGATAAGAAAGGAAATAAAGGACACGGTATTGGCTTATCTATGGTAAAAAAGATTTGTCAGAGTTTAGGAGGGGATATTGAGGTAACCAGTGAGGTTGGTAATGGATGTTGCTTTAGCTTTTGGATTGCTAAGTAA